A segment of the Micromonospora sediminicola genome:
GAAGCTGAGCAGCACCGGGGTGGTGCGCTCGGCGACCAGCGCCACCCGCTTGACCACCTCGATGAGGGTGGCGACCGGGACGCGGGCCTCGGCGTTGTGGTCGGCCGGGAAGAGCGACCGCACCGGCGGGTAGTTGGCGCCGTCGAGCAGCCGGCTGGTGGTCCGGCGGGTGCCGCCGGAGAAGCCGATCATGCCCTCACCGGCGCCGCCGGAGGAGAGCGCCATGGTGACGTGCCCGCCGAGCGGGCCGAGCGCCTTGGCGGTGTCGTGCAGCGTGCGGGCCGGAACCAGCGCGTTGAGGCTGATCTCCGGGTCGTCCGGGTTCCACTCCATCTCGCGCAGCGCGAGGCGGTAGCGGTCGGTGGCGAGCATCGCCATGGTGCCGCCGGACAGCTCGAGCCGGACGCCGGTCATCATCGGCAGCGTCTCGTCCCGGCCGGCGGCCACGGCGACCTGGGCCACGGCGGCGGCGAAGGCGGCGGCGTCGACGGTGCCGGCGCTCTCCGGCATCTCCGGCAGGGTCGGGTAGTCCTCCACCGGCATGGTCGGCAGGGTGAACCGGGCGCTGCCGCAGACCAGCTCCAGGTGGGCGCCGACGGCGGCGATGTCCACCGGCTTGGCCGGCAGGGCCTTGGTGATCTCGGCGAGCAGTCGACCGGAGACCAGGGCGGCGCCGTCCGCGTCACCCTGCACCTCGACGGTCACCTGGCTGGAGACCTCGTAGTCGAAGCCGGAGACCTGGAGGTTGCCGTCGGTCACCCGGAGCATCACCCCGGCCAGCACCGGTACGGAGGGTCGGTTGGGCAGGCTCTTGGCGGTCCACGCGACCGCCTCGGCGAGCGCGTCGCGCTCCACTCGGAACTTCATCAATGCCTCCGCGTCGACGTCAGCGACAACTCTCTCATGCCGACCGCTGCCACCCGTCCCGCCCGACCGTGCGGGTACCCATCGCACCTTAGGGCGCGTGGGCATCGGCTGTGCGCCCGACCCCGTGGATCCAGGTGCCCGGGCGACTGCCGGCGGCAGTGCTCCGGCCCGATCCACAGGAAGTCCAACGGTGATGATTGGTTTTTGTTGTTTAGAAGAGATAACTCATCGTCTTCATCGCACCTGTGCAAACTGTGGAGAACCCGCGTCCGCGCAGGTCAGACAGGTTATCCACCGGTGGTTTGGCTGTGGAGAACCAGGGGTACAACCCGTGTCCCGGTCCACAGCCGTCGCCAGCTCCCGGGTTTTCCACGGCTGTCCACCGGTTGTCCACCGGTAATCCACCGGGTTTCTCCCCAGTGCTGTGGACAGCGCCGACGCCGTCGACCGCAGTTGTCCCCAGAACCTTCAACAGGCCGCCCACAGGCGGACCGTCGTCGGTGGACAACGGAGCCGTCGTCCCCAGGCATCCACAGCGTCGTCCCCAGGAGTTGTCCACAGTCTGTGGGTAACCGGCCGAATGCACAGGGTGGTTTTCCACCGCCTGTGACACAGGGGGTGTGGACAACGGGCACGAGCTGTGGACGAGCACGCGACCGATCCTGTGCCCTTCACCGGGTCGAGGGTCAACCGCTCCCGCCGCCCGCTCCCCGCAACCACGGATCTCGGCCCCTCCGGAGGCGAACACGTCCATGACCGGTGGCCCGTCCGGGCGGAAAGAGTGCGCGAGCGGGTCGCGCGGCAGGACGACCGGCCACCCGCGCGGCCGATTTTTCGTGTCGCCCGAGGAGTCCGGGTCACCGAGAACGGGGCGCCCCGACACAAAGGCCTTGATCACCGCGCCGGAGTGACGGGCGGGAGGGCGGGAGGGCGGGAGGGCGGGAGGGCGGGAGGGGTGGGGCTCAGGTGTTCTGCTTGATGCGGTTGGTCAGCTCGGCGATCTGGTTGTAGAGCGAGCGTCGCTCCGCCATCTGCTGACGGATCTTGCGGTCGGCGTGCATCACCGTGGTGTGGTCCCGGCCACCGAACGCCTGGCCGATCCGGGGCAGCGACAGGTCGGTCAGCTCACGGCACAGGTACATGGCCACCTGCCGGGCGTTGACCAGCACCCGGGAGCGGGAGTGACCCCGCAGGTCCTCCAGGCTCACCCCGAAGTAGTCGGCGGTGGAGACCATGATCTGGTCGGCGGTGATCTCCGGGCCGGCGCCGTCCGGGATGAAGTCCCGCAGCACCTCCTCGGCCAACGACAGCTCGACCGAGGAACGGGTGAGGCTGGCGAACGCGGTGACCCGGATCAGCGCCCCCTCCAGTTCCCGGATCGAGTTCGACACCCGGGACGCGATGAACTCCAGCACGTCCGGCGGGGCGTAGAGCCGCTCCTGCGCCGCCTTCTTCTGCAGGATCGCGATCCGGGTCTCCAGGTCCGGCGGCTGGATGTCGGCGAGCAGTCCCCACTCGAACCGGGTCCGCAGCCGGTCCTCCAGCGTCGCCAGCTGCTTCGGCGAGCGGTCGGAGGTGATCACGATCTGCTTGTTGGCGTTGTGCAGCGTGTTGAAGGTGTGGAAGAACTCCTCCTGCGTCCGTTCCCGGTTCTCCAGGAACTGGATGTCGTCGATCAGGAGGATGTCCACGTCCCGGTAGCGGCGCTGGAACGCGCTGGTCTTGTCGTCCCGCAAGGAGTTGATGAAGTCGTTGGTGAACTCCTCGGTCGAGACGTACCGGACCGAGCGGGCGTTGCCCAACGTGGTGGCGTAGTGCCCGATGGCGTGCAGCAGGTGGGTCTTGCCCAGCCCCGAGCTGCCGTAGATGAACAGCGGGTTGTACGCCTTGGCCGGCGACTCGGCCACCGCCACGCTCGCCGCGTGGGCGAAGCGGTTGGACGAGCCGATGACGAACGTCTCGAACATGTACTTCGGGTTGAGCCGGTTGCCACCGCTGTCCCCGGCACCGGGCAGCCGGCGGTCGGCCTGGCCGCCGGGACGGTGGTGGTCGGCGCCGCCGCGACCCGGGCCGCTGTCCGTCGCGCCGTCGCGGGGCAGACCGCGCATCGGGGGAGGGTCGACCGGTCCCGGGGCCTCCCGGTAGCGGGGCTCGTACCCGCCGGCGTCGGGAGCGGCCGGCTCGATCCGGGGCCGCTCGTCGTAGGGGCGGCGTTCCGGCGCGGCCCGCATCGGCTCGGCGAACGCGGCGCCGAACAGGGTGTCCTGTCCGTCCCGGCCGGCCGGGATCAGCTGGGGTCGTCCGCCGTCGGCGGTCCGCTGCCGGGGGGCGGGCTCGTCCACCGGCTGCTCCGGCCGCACCTCGGCGAACCCGGGCTCCTGGCGGGGCGCGGGATAGGCCGGTGCGGCCGGCTGGTCGAAGCCGGGAAGCAGGTCCGCGGGGCCGTCCGGTTCGGCGAGCGGTTCCGGAGCGCTGCGGTACACCGTGCCGGCCGGGCGTCCGGCCGGGTCCTCGGCGACCCGCACCGTGACGGCCACCTGGATCGGCCGGCCGAGCCGGCGACTCAGGGCTTCCGTGATGGCGGGGCGGAGACGGGACTCGATCACGTCCCGGGTGAAGGCGTCCGGGACGGAGAGCAGGGCGGTGTCCTCGACGATCGCCCGGAGCCGGGTGAGCCGGAGATACGCCCGCTGCTGCGCGGAGATGATCTCGTCGGCGAGTTCCTCGGTGGTCGCCGTCCACACCGCGGCGAGGTCGTTCGCTCCGGTCACCGTCGTGCCACCCCCTCGCCTGATCCTCACGCCCGCCCGGACGGCTGACCGGTCGTCATCCACAAGTTATCCACAGCCTGTGTGTACCGACCGATTGTGGCCGCCCACCGGACGCGGGTCGGACCTGCCCCCTGGTTCGCGGAGGCGTTGAAGCGGGTTCACCGTGCCGAACGATTCAACAGCTTGTCCGGTCTTGCCGGTCGGCGACAAACTCGGACCCCCGACGCCGACCGCAATCGCGCACGCTAACAGCGGGGACCCCACACCATCAACCGCCGACACCCTGGCGGCGTTGGCAACATCAGTGAAAACCGCCCCTTCGGTCGCCATTCCGGCGCAGGTCGGAGCCGGAGTGTGACGTTTGACGGTCGTTGCGCCCCTGCGTAGGCTGGAGCGGCTGCTCTCTCGCCCTCTGCTAGGGTGATGGATGCTTGCTGTCCGTGGCTGTCGCCCCGCACCGTCGGGGGTCGCGTCACCGGGCAGCGCCGATCGGAGGTCACCGCCGAGGTGATCTGGACCAGCACACGACCCCGGGCGATCCGCCGCGCGGGGCGTACGACAACGGAGAGCCTGACGTGAGCAAGCGCACCTACCAGCCGAACAACCGCCGGCGCGCGAAGACCCACGGCTTCCGGCTGCGCATGCGCACCCGTGCCGGCCGCGCCATCATCTCGACCCGTCGCACCAAGGGCCGCACCCGCCTGTCGGCCTGAGGCCGACCGGTCCGGTCCGGGGACGTGGGCAGTCGTGCTGACCGCCGCGCAGCGACTGCGGCGCAGTAGCGACTTCGCCGCAGCGGTTCGCGGTGGCCGACGCGTCGGCCGTGGGGCCGTCGTGGTCCACCTGAGCCTCCCCGAGCCGACCAGCCCCACCGGGACCACCTCGCCGGAGCCGGCGCGGAGCAGCGGTGCGGAGAACTCCGCACCCCGCCGCGCCGGCTTCGTCGTGTCCAAGGCCGTCGGCGGCGCGGTGGTCCGCAACACGGTCCGCCGCCGCCTGCGGCACCTGGTCCGGGAACGCCTGGCCGAACTGCCCGCCGGCACCACCCTGGTGGTACGCGCGCTGCCCCCGGCCGCCGACGCCACCTACGCCCGGCTCGGGGCCGACCTGGACGCCGCCCTCGCCGCCGCGCGGTCGCCCCGGGGACGGCGGTCGCGGTGAACGGCGCGCCCCCGACCCCGTCGCCGACTACCGGTGCCCGCATGCTGCTGGCGCCCATCATCGCGTACCGTCGGTGGATAAGTCCGGCGCTGCCGGCCCGCTGCCGGTTCTACCCGTCGTGCAGTGCCTACGCCGTGGAGGCGGTGTCCCGGCACGGTGCGCTGCGGGGGGCCTGGCTGACGGTCCGGCGGCTGTCGCGCTGCCACCCCTTTCACCCAGGTGGTCACGACCCGGTGCCGGAGCCGGGCGATCGCCGCCGTGCCGACGTGACTGGAGCCTGAGAATTGAGTCTCGACTGGATCTACTACGCGATCTCGTGGATCCTGCTGACCTGGCACTCGGCCTGGGACGCCATCGGCGTGCCCGTCGACGCGGTGATCGGCACGAACTGGGCCTGGATCCTCGCCATCGTCTTCCTCGTGGTGACGGTCCGGGTGATCCTCTTCCCGGTCTTCGTCAAGCAGATCAAGTCGCAGCGTGCCATGCAGGCGCTCCAGCCCAAGGTGAAGGAGCTCCAGGAGAAGCACAAGGGTGACCGGGAGACGCTCCAGAAGGAGATGATGGAGCTCTATCGGAAGGAAAAGGCCAACCCCCTGATGGGCTGCCTTCCGATGTTCCTCCAGATCCCGGTCTTCCTGGGCCTGTTCCACACGCTGAAGCGGCTCAACCCCGACAACCCGGGCAAGACCCTGTACGGCTGGACCGTCGAGCAGTTCAACAGCGCGTCCAACGCGAGTCTCTTCACCGCCCCGATCTCCGGCAAGTTCGGCTCGACCGCCGAGGAGCTGTCCCGGCTGGGCGCGAACACCGGCACGGTCAAGGTGGTCGCCGGCATCCTGGTGCTCATCATGATCGCCACCACCTACCTGACCAGCCGGCAGATGATCCTCAAGACCGGCTGGGCCGAGGACCCGCAGCAGCGGATGGTGCAGCGGCTGATGCTCTACGGCATCCCGCTCTCCCTGCTGGTCTCGGGCGCGATCTTCCCGATCGGCGTGATCATCTACTGGGTCACCAACAACCTGTTCACGCTGGGCCAGCAGCAGTGGGTGCTGCGGAAGTTCCCGCCGCTGGTGCCGCCGAAGAAGAACGCCACCCCGGGCAAGAGCCCCGTCCAGCCGGCCAAGACCGGTCTGCTCGGCCGCAAGACCGCCCAGCCCGCGGTCAAGGCGCCGGCCGCCGCGCCGAAGGTGGCCGGTCCGAAGCCGGGCGCCAAGCCGGTCAACCCGAAGAAGGGCACCGGCCGACCCGCCAAGCGTCAGGGCTGAGCCCCGCCGGGCCACCGCCACCCGGCGGTGGCCCGTCCGGTTCCCGAGCTGCCACCGAGGGTCGGCGCCGGGCCGGAACCGCCGCGCGCAGCGCGGCCACGGGCGAAACTGGCCCGTACAGACGTGCCCGTGGGCACCCGGCGAACCTCCCGCCGGCCCCCGGGAGACCAGCGGACCCCGACGGTCCGGCCGAGCGAGTACGGAGATGAGACCGTGACCGACACCAGCATCCCCAGCGCCGACCAGTCCCTGGACGAGGAGACCCCCACGGCCACCGCCACCGAGACCGAGGAGGGCACGGCCGAGGCCCGGGAGAAGAAGGCCCCGGCCGACAGCGACCTGTTCCGGCAGAGCGAGATCGCCGCCGACTACGTCGAGGGCCTGCTGGACATCCTCGACTACGACGGCGACATCGACGAGCTGGTCTCCGGCGGCCGCCCGGTCGTCGAGGTGGTCGGTGGCCGCCTGCAGAACCTGGTCGGCCAGCGCGGCGCCACCCTGGAGGCGCTCCAGGAGCTGACCCGCCTGGCGGTGTTCCGGCAGACCGGTACGCCCAGCCGGCTGCTGCTCGACGTCGGCGGCTACCGGGCCGCCCGGCGCAAGGAGTTGGCGGCGGTGGCCAAGAACGCGGTCGAGAAGGTCAAGGAGCACGGCGAACCGGTGCGCCTGGAGCCGATGTCCGCGTTCGAACGCAAGTGCGTGCACGACGTGGTCAACGCGATGACCGACGTGGAGA
Coding sequences within it:
- a CDS encoding Jag family protein produces the protein MTDTSIPSADQSLDEETPTATATETEEGTAEAREKKAPADSDLFRQSEIAADYVEGLLDILDYDGDIDELVSGGRPVVEVVGGRLQNLVGQRGATLEALQELTRLAVFRQTGTPSRLLLDVGGYRAARRKELAAVAKNAVEKVKEHGEPVRLEPMSAFERKCVHDVVNAMTDVESESEGVEPNRRIIVRPVAD
- the dnaN gene encoding DNA polymerase III subunit beta, whose amino-acid sequence is MKFRVERDALAEAVAWTAKSLPNRPSVPVLAGVMLRVTDGNLQVSGFDYEVSSQVTVEVQGDADGAALVSGRLLAEITKALPAKPVDIAAVGAHLELVCGSARFTLPTMPVEDYPTLPEMPESAGTVDAAAFAAAVAQVAVAAGRDETLPMMTGVRLELSGGTMAMLATDRYRLALREMEWNPDDPEISLNALVPARTLHDTAKALGPLGGHVTMALSSGGAGEGMIGFSGGTRRTTSRLLDGANYPPVRSLFPADHNAEARVPVATLIEVVKRVALVAERTTPVLLSFSSDGLVVEAGGTEEARASEAMEATFSGDPLTIGFNPQYLIDGLNNLGAQHALLRFVDAFKPAVISPAGEDGEVIPGYRYLIMPIRVSR
- the yidD gene encoding membrane protein insertion efficiency factor YidD gives rise to the protein MLLAPIIAYRRWISPALPARCRFYPSCSAYAVEAVSRHGALRGAWLTVRRLSRCHPFHPGGHDPVPEPGDRRRADVTGA
- the rpmH gene encoding 50S ribosomal protein L34; amino-acid sequence: MSKRTYQPNNRRRAKTHGFRLRMRTRAGRAIISTRRTKGRTRLSA
- the dnaA gene encoding chromosomal replication initiator protein DnaA, translated to MDDDRSAVRAGVRIRRGGGTTVTGANDLAAVWTATTEELADEIISAQQRAYLRLTRLRAIVEDTALLSVPDAFTRDVIESRLRPAITEALSRRLGRPIQVAVTVRVAEDPAGRPAGTVYRSAPEPLAEPDGPADLLPGFDQPAAPAYPAPRQEPGFAEVRPEQPVDEPAPRQRTADGGRPQLIPAGRDGQDTLFGAAFAEPMRAAPERRPYDERPRIEPAAPDAGGYEPRYREAPGPVDPPPMRGLPRDGATDSGPGRGGADHHRPGGQADRRLPGAGDSGGNRLNPKYMFETFVIGSSNRFAHAASVAVAESPAKAYNPLFIYGSSGLGKTHLLHAIGHYATTLGNARSVRYVSTEEFTNDFINSLRDDKTSAFQRRYRDVDILLIDDIQFLENRERTQEEFFHTFNTLHNANKQIVITSDRSPKQLATLEDRLRTRFEWGLLADIQPPDLETRIAILQKKAAQERLYAPPDVLEFIASRVSNSIRELEGALIRVTAFASLTRSSVELSLAEEVLRDFIPDGAGPEITADQIMVSTADYFGVSLEDLRGHSRSRVLVNARQVAMYLCRELTDLSLPRIGQAFGGRDHTTVMHADRKIRQQMAERRSLYNQIAELTNRIKQNT
- the rnpA gene encoding ribonuclease P protein component, with product MLTAAQRLRRSSDFAAAVRGGRRVGRGAVVVHLSLPEPTSPTGTTSPEPARSSGAENSAPRRAGFVVSKAVGGAVVRNTVRRRLRHLVRERLAELPAGTTLVVRALPPAADATYARLGADLDAALAAARSPRGRRSR
- the yidC gene encoding membrane protein insertase YidC encodes the protein MSLDWIYYAISWILLTWHSAWDAIGVPVDAVIGTNWAWILAIVFLVVTVRVILFPVFVKQIKSQRAMQALQPKVKELQEKHKGDRETLQKEMMELYRKEKANPLMGCLPMFLQIPVFLGLFHTLKRLNPDNPGKTLYGWTVEQFNSASNASLFTAPISGKFGSTAEELSRLGANTGTVKVVAGILVLIMIATTYLTSRQMILKTGWAEDPQQRMVQRLMLYGIPLSLLVSGAIFPIGVIIYWVTNNLFTLGQQQWVLRKFPPLVPPKKNATPGKSPVQPAKTGLLGRKTAQPAVKAPAAAPKVAGPKPGAKPVNPKKGTGRPAKRQG